TACTTTTTCCCGGCACCACCCAGTGCGACGCCAGCGACTTGAAGCTCGACGCCGGAGCCGAGGCGGTTCTGTCGCCGCTCAACCCCTTGAGCTGGGCGCGGGCCGCGCGGGCCGTCAAGCGCTTTGCCCCCGATCTGGTGGTCTTGCAATGGTGGCAGCCGTTTTTTGCGCCGCTGCTCGGCACGCTGGCGCGGCGGCTGCGGCGCCAGGGCCTGCGCGTCGTCATCGAATGTCACAACGTCTTGCCGCACGAAGGCAGCCCGGCGGATCGTTGGCTGACGCGCTACGGCTTTGCCGCCGCTGACGAATTCATCGTTCATGCGCGCAGCGACGAAGAACGATTGCGGCAGCTTGCGCCCGACCGCCCCATCAGCCTGTCGCCGCTGCCGATGCTTCAGGAGTTCGAATCGGCAACCCACGGCAAACGCGATGGGCGACGGCTGCTCTTCTTCGGCAAGGTCCGGCGCTACAAAGGTCTCGAAGTCCTATTGGGAGCCATGCCAAAGGTGCTGGCGCGCATCGATTGCGAGCTGCTGGTCGTCGGCGAATTCTACGAGGATGTCGAGACCTATCAGCGCCTGCTGCGCAAGCACGACATCGAGGGCAAGGTAACGGTGATCAATCGCTACGTGACGAATGAAGAAGTCGCCGACTACTTCGCGCAGGCCGACGTGCTGGTGTTGCCCTACACCAGCGCCTCGCAGAGCGGCGTGGCGCAGATCGCTCTCGCTAACGACCTGCCGATCATCGCTTCGCGCGCCGGCGGCCTCTGCGACAGTCTCACAGACGGCGCTGACGGATTATCGTTCCGCCCCGGCGACTCCGATGACCTGGCGGAAAAGATCGTCAGTTACTTTACCAATCATTATGGGCCGATTTTCGCGGCCAACCTCAGGCAGCGGCGGCTGGCCGGCACGGCTTGCCGGATCGCTGAGATCATTGAAGGCGCAGCCCGCGCCGCCCGTGACGAGCGCCCGGTGAGCGCCCACGCTGACAAAGGCGCGGATGAGCTCGGCTAGACCAGACGATGTCCACGGATCGTGAACAAGAGCTATCGGTGTCGGTCATCGTTCCCTGCTACAACTCCGAGCGCACGATTCGCCGCTGCCTCAACGCGCTGCTGGCGCAACGCACGGCGGTCGAGTTCGACATCACCGTCGTTGACAGCTCGACGGATGCAACTCCAGAGATCGTTGCCCGCGAATACCCGACGGTGCGCTTGATTCACAGCCCACAACGGCTGTTTGCCGGAGCGGCGCGCAATGTCGGGATCAGGGCGACACACGCGCCGCTCTGCCTGATGATCGATTC
This genomic stretch from Blastocatellia bacterium harbors:
- a CDS encoding glycosyltransferase → MRLSIIGPAYPLRGGIAHHVYWLQREMVGRGHTVQVVSFRKLYPSLLFPGTTQCDASDLKLDAGAEAVLSPLNPLSWARAARAVKRFAPDLVVLQWWQPFFAPLLGTLARRLRRQGLRVVIECHNVLPHEGSPADRWLTRYGFAAADEFIVHARSDEERLRQLAPDRPISLSPLPMLQEFESATHGKRDGRRLLFFGKVRRYKGLEVLLGAMPKVLARIDCELLVVGEFYEDVETYQRLLRKHDIEGKVTVINRYVTNEEVADYFAQADVLVLPYTSASQSGVAQIALANDLPIIASRAGGLCDSLTDGADGLSFRPGDSDDLAEKIVSYFTNHYGPIFAANLRQRRLAGTACRIAEIIEGAARAARDERPVSAHADKGADELG